A genomic stretch from Erigeron canadensis isolate Cc75 chromosome 9, C_canadensis_v1, whole genome shotgun sequence includes:
- the LOC122581152 gene encoding asparagine synthetase [glutamine-hydrolyzing] 2 has translation MCGILAVFGCVDCSQAKRARIIELSRRLRHRGPDWSGLHSEDDCYLAHQRLAIVDPASGDQPLYNEDKTIIVTVNGEIYNHKALRELLKSHKFNTGSDCEVIAHLYEEYGEDFVHMLDGMFSFVLLDTRDKSYIAARDAIGITPLYLGWGLDGSVWFASEMKALSDDCEQFMSFLPGHIYSSKTGGLRRWYNPQWYSERIPSTPYDPLVLRHAFEKAVIKRLMTDVPFGVLLSGGLDSSLVAAVASRHLIDSEAYCQWGSQLHTFCIGLKGSPDLSAAREVADYLKTRHHEFYFTVQEGIDALEEVIYHIETYDVTTIRASTPMFLMSRKIKSLGVKMVLSGEGSDEIFGGYLYFHKAPNKEEFHEETCRKIKALHLYDCLRANKSTSAWGLEARVPFLDKEFIDVAMSIDPKWKMIQRDIGRIEKWVLRNAFDDEEKPYLPKHILYRQKEQFSDGVGYSWIDGLKDHANKLVTDSMLANANFVYPENTPATKEAYYYRTIFEKFFPKNAARLTVPGGPSVACSTAKAVEWDASWSKNLDPSGRAALGVHESAYEDTVKTK, from the exons ATGTGTGGAATACTGGCGGTGTTTGGCTGTGTGGATTGCTCTCAGGCTAAAAGAGCCAGAATCATCGAACTTTCTAGACG GTTGCGCCATAGAGGTCCTGACTGGAGTGGATTGCACAGCGAGGATGACTGTTATCTTGCTCATCAAAGATTAGCTATTGTAGATCCTGCTTCTGGAGACCAGCCTCTATATAATGAAGACAAAACCATTATTGTCACG GTTAACGGGGAGATATATAACCATAAAGCATTGAGGGAGCTACTGAAGTCTCACAAGTTCAATACTGGAAGTGACTGCGAAGTGATTGCCCATCTT TATGAAGAATATGGAGAAGACTTTGTCCATATGCTGGATGGAATGTTCTCCTTTGTACTTTTGGACACTCGTGATAAAAGTTACATAGCAGCTAGGGATGCTATCGGTATCACCCCACTTTACTTGGGTTGGGGTCTTGATG GTTCTGTGTGGTTTGCATCAGAAATGAAGGCCTTGAGTGATGACTGTGAACAATTTATGTCTTTCCTTCCAGGGCATATATATTCTAGCAAAACTG GTGGGCTGAGAAGATGGTATAACCCCCAATGGTATTCCGAACGCATCCCTTCAACTCCATATGATCCTCTAGTTTTACGTCATGCCTTTGAGAAG GCTGTCATTAAAAGGCTTATGACAGATGTCCCTTTTGGTGTACTTCTTTCTGGAGGCCTTGATTCGTCTCTTGTTGCTGCTGTTGCTTCACGCCATCTGATTGATTCGGAAGCTTATTGTCAGTGGGGATCACAGTTGCATACCTTTTGCATTGGATTGAAG GGTTCTCCTGATTTGAGTGCTGCCAGAGAGGTAGCTGATTATCTTAAAACCCGCCACCATGAGTTCTACTTTACTGTTCAG GAAGGAATTGATGCACTTGAGGAGGTTATTTACCATATTGAAACCTATGATGTGACCACTATTCGAGCTAGCACACCAATGTTTCTCATGTCACGAAAAATCAAGTCTTTAGGAGTAAAAATGGTTCTATCTGGGGAAGGTTCTGATGAAATATTTGGTGGGTATTTATATTTTCACAAGGCACCCAACAAGGAGGAGTTCCATGAGGAAACATGTCGAAAG ATAAAGGCTCTTCATTTGTATGATTGCTTGAGGGCAAACAAGTCTACTTCAGCGTGGGGCCTTGAGGCTCGTGTACCTTTCCTTGATAAGGAGTTCATTGATGTTGCAATGAGCATTGACCCAAAATGGAAGATG ATTCAACGAGATATCGGGAGGATTGAGAAGTGGGTATTGCGCAATGCATTCGATGATGAGGAGAAACCTTATCTGCCAAAG CACATACTGTACAGGCAAAAGGAACAATTCAGTGATGGTGTTGGATATAGTTGGATTGATGGTTTGAAGGATCATGCAAACAAACTG GTTACTGATTCGATGCTCGCAAACGCAAACTTTGTCTATCCTGAAAACACCCCTGCTACAAAAGAAGCATACTATTATCGGACAATCTTTGAGAAGTTCTTCCCCAAG AATGCAGCAAGATTAACAGTTCCAGGAGGTCCAAGTGTGGCATGCAGTACTGCTAAAGCCGTGGAGTGGGATGCATCATGGTCCAAAAACCTTGACCCATCTGGCAGAGCTGCTCTCGGGGTTCATGAATCAGCCTATGAAGATACTGTTAAGACCAAGTAA
- the LOC122581853 gene encoding RNA-binding protein BRN1-like isoform X2 translates to MAEEEQKPQKHNKEESVKLFVGQVPKHITESELTSLFQQFAIVDEVNIIKDKATRASRGCCFVICPSREEADKAVDACHNKKTLPGASCPLQVKYADGEVERLEHKIFIGMLPKNVSEDEVSALFSQYGTLKDLQILRGSQQTSKGCAFVKYETKEQAVAAIEDLNAKHKMEGSNVPLVVKWADTEKERLARKAQKAHSLAADPTQHPSLFGALPMGYISPYNGYGYQAAGSYGLIPYRLPPGQNRLSFPNVILHANQGNPLRGGTPRNYAVPPARFLGSAYPAVPGAQYPLTYPGGMMSGPPSPVPPLVANNFAATSSNASSSPGDQIEGPPGANLFIYHIPQEFGDEELADAFKEFGRVLSAKVFIDKATGFVSYDSSAAAESAINMMNGYQLGDKKLKVQLKRDNKQNKSQ, encoded by the exons ATGGCGGAAGAAGAACAAAAACCTCAAAAACACAATAAGGAAGAAAGTGTAAAGCTTTTTGTAGGTCAAGTTCCAAAACATATAACAGAATCTGAACTTACTTCATTGTTTCAACAATTTGCTATTGTTGATGAAGTCAATATTATCAAAGACAAAGCCACTCGTGCTTCCCGAG GTTGTTGTTTTGTAATATGTCCATCAAGAGAAGAAGCAGACAAAGCTGTTGATGCGTGTCATAATAAGAAAACTTTGCCTGGG GCATCTTGTCCATTGCAAGTGAAATACGCAGATGGTGAGGTAGAAAGACTAG AACACAAAATTTTCATTGGTATGCTTCCCAAGAATGTTTCCGAGGACGAAGTTTCAGCATTATTTTCTCAATATGGAACCCTAAAAGACCTTCAAATCTTGAGAGGTTCTCAACAGACAAGCAAAG GTTGTGCTTTTGTGAAGTATGAGACTAAAGAGCAAGCAGTTGCAGCTATAGAGGACCTTAACGCGAAGCATAAAATGGAG GGTTCAAATGTCCCGTTGGTGGTCAAATGGGCAGACACGGAAAAGGAAAGGTTAGCTCGAAAGGCTCAAAAAGCACACTCATTGGCTGCTGACCCCACACAGCATCCATCTTTATTTGGAGCTCTGCCAATGGGTTACATTTCACCATATAACGGTTACGGATATCAG GCTGCTGGAAGTTACGGGCTCATTCCGTATCGGCTTCCTCCAGGGCAGAATCGGCTTTCATTCCCCAATGTGATTCTGCATGCAAACCAAGGAAATCCATTGAGAGGTGGGACCCCAAGGAATTATGCAGTGCCTCCAGCTAGATTTTTGGGTTCTGCTTATCCAGCTGTCCCTGGAGCTCAATATCCTCTGACATACCCTGGCGGGATGATGAGTGGTCCTCCTAGCCCTGTACCACCACTGGTCGCAAACAATTTTGCTGCAACATCTTCAAATGCCAGTTCAAGTCCCGGTGACCAGATTGAAG GTCCACCTGGTGCGAATCTATTTATATACCATATTCCTCAAGAATTCGGTGATGAAGAGCTTGCCGATGCCTTTAAAGAATTTGGAAGGGTCTTAAGTGCTAAGGTCTTTATTGACAAAGCGACAG GCTTTGTTAGTTATGATTCCTCAGCTGCAGCAGAATCTGCAATTAATATGATGAATGGATACCAGTTAGGTGATAAGAAATTGAAGGTTCAACTCAAAAGAGACAACAAACAAAACAAGTCGCAATAG
- the LOC122581853 gene encoding RNA-binding protein BRN1-like isoform X1, with amino-acid sequence MAEEEQKPQKHNKEESVKLFVGQVPKHITESELTSLFQQFAIVDEVNIIKDKATRASRGCCFVICPSREEADKAVDACHNKKTLPGASCPLQVKYADGEVERLEHKIFIGMLPKNVSEDEVSALFSQYGTLKDLQILRGSQQTSKGCAFVKYETKEQAVAAIEDLNAKHKMEGSNVPLVVKWADTEKERLARKAQKAHSLAADPTQHPSLFGALPMGYISPYNGYGYQAAGSYGLIPYRLPPGQNRLSFPNVILHANQGNPLRGGTPRNYAVPPARFLGSAYPAVPGAQYPLTYPGGMMSGPPSPVPPLVANNFAATSSNASSSPGDQIEGPPGANLFIYHIPQEFGDEELADAFKEFGRVLSAKVFIDKATGVSKCFGFVSYDSSAAAESAINMMNGYQLGDKKLKVQLKRDNKQNKSQ; translated from the exons ATGGCGGAAGAAGAACAAAAACCTCAAAAACACAATAAGGAAGAAAGTGTAAAGCTTTTTGTAGGTCAAGTTCCAAAACATATAACAGAATCTGAACTTACTTCATTGTTTCAACAATTTGCTATTGTTGATGAAGTCAATATTATCAAAGACAAAGCCACTCGTGCTTCCCGAG GTTGTTGTTTTGTAATATGTCCATCAAGAGAAGAAGCAGACAAAGCTGTTGATGCGTGTCATAATAAGAAAACTTTGCCTGGG GCATCTTGTCCATTGCAAGTGAAATACGCAGATGGTGAGGTAGAAAGACTAG AACACAAAATTTTCATTGGTATGCTTCCCAAGAATGTTTCCGAGGACGAAGTTTCAGCATTATTTTCTCAATATGGAACCCTAAAAGACCTTCAAATCTTGAGAGGTTCTCAACAGACAAGCAAAG GTTGTGCTTTTGTGAAGTATGAGACTAAAGAGCAAGCAGTTGCAGCTATAGAGGACCTTAACGCGAAGCATAAAATGGAG GGTTCAAATGTCCCGTTGGTGGTCAAATGGGCAGACACGGAAAAGGAAAGGTTAGCTCGAAAGGCTCAAAAAGCACACTCATTGGCTGCTGACCCCACACAGCATCCATCTTTATTTGGAGCTCTGCCAATGGGTTACATTTCACCATATAACGGTTACGGATATCAG GCTGCTGGAAGTTACGGGCTCATTCCGTATCGGCTTCCTCCAGGGCAGAATCGGCTTTCATTCCCCAATGTGATTCTGCATGCAAACCAAGGAAATCCATTGAGAGGTGGGACCCCAAGGAATTATGCAGTGCCTCCAGCTAGATTTTTGGGTTCTGCTTATCCAGCTGTCCCTGGAGCTCAATATCCTCTGACATACCCTGGCGGGATGATGAGTGGTCCTCCTAGCCCTGTACCACCACTGGTCGCAAACAATTTTGCTGCAACATCTTCAAATGCCAGTTCAAGTCCCGGTGACCAGATTGAAG GTCCACCTGGTGCGAATCTATTTATATACCATATTCCTCAAGAATTCGGTGATGAAGAGCTTGCCGATGCCTTTAAAGAATTTGGAAGGGTCTTAAGTGCTAAGGTCTTTATTGACAAAGCGACAGGTGTTAGCAAATGCTTTG GCTTTGTTAGTTATGATTCCTCAGCTGCAGCAGAATCTGCAATTAATATGATGAATGGATACCAGTTAGGTGATAAGAAATTGAAGGTTCAACTCAAAAGAGACAACAAACAAAACAAGTCGCAATAG